The sequence GGTGGTAAATCCGTTAACTCCCAAGTGTTGTTTTGTAAAATAGACTCAACTTCACTATTTATAGCTTCTTTCCAAAATGGAGTATCGACGGAGATCATGGCTTCCTCATATGTTGTTGGATCACCTTCAATTAGAAAAGTATAAAAATCATCACCAAAGTTCTTCTCCACTCTAGGTCTCTTACTCCTTCTAAGTTCAGCTAGAggttcttcttcatttgtaactTGATGGCTAATACTTGTAGAGGCTTTGTCAGTACTAGTGCATGATCTATCTACCACATGCTTTTGCATTCTAGTCTTGAAAGGAAATATATCTTCAAAATATGTTGCATCCCTAGACTCCAATATAGTGTTATTcgaaatttcatttatttcagaGTTGATGACTAGAAATCTATTGGCACTACTATTATGAGCATAACCTAAGAGAACAGTATCCACAGTTTTAGGTCCTATCTTCTTTCTCTTAGGTTCTGGGATTGCAACTTTAGCCAAACAATATCAACCAAGTTGTATGTTAATTCtaaaggatatatatatatatatatatatatatatatatatatatatatacctcaCTAGAAAGCAATTTTTCCAGACAAATCATTGAGCAGATATTGGTAATATTCTGTCTCTGTTTTTGGTTATATATGAAAACATAATTAAACTCCAGGTTTTAAAATTTGCTTCCTAGATTTGTTTTGCTTAATGAGCTAAAATTTTCTCCATAGACTGAAGGTTCATCGCATCTGGAACATATTAGTAGTCAATCTTCATGGCGGAATCAAACATCATGCAAATCGGTGTTcagaattttcaaatttgagtCTTTTACTATTTGAAGACGACTGCTATAGAATATACTAATTATGTATTAATTAGTCTTAAAGTTGCTCTGCGAAACATAACAAACGGGAAAAACAAGACCTGCACTTTTTACCTCTTCTTTTACATGTTTTTGGTTGCTCTTTCCGCGCACATATCCTATTTCCTCACTTACCAtttcaataaaaatatttattttttattttttatttagtacattgatatttttacactatgaGAGGGGAAAGTTCGGTTAAGCCGCACGATTGGCaacctaaaatctctcactcCCAAATGAAAAGGAATACCACAAGATCGTAATACTGAATGACATTTCAATAAAAATGTTATTGACAAGCTTATTGCATTGTAAAATGATATCGAAGGACCTGGTGGGCATAGAAACAATAGTACTCTCTTATACGAAACAAGGATGAGAGTTGActtatcattttctttgtttattaTTCCAAGGTTCACTACAAACGGTGTGAAACAATGTTCCCCTAATTTCTCTGGTAATTGTTGTattttcaaattcaaaaattccAGTTTGACTCTTTAAAACTTGAGTTAACCCTTCTTTTTCGAAATTTTGTCTGTCAGCTTAGTTATGCAActcttgtatttttttaatagagcTCCATTCTATGAAGTTTAGGTGAAAACTATCAGCGAAACCGGGTTGACTACTAGAACCATGTATGATAAATGAACTTTGACTTAGCCTCCAAGGACTCAGGAAAGTTTCAAGAATACATGAATTAGTATGCTTCTGAAGACAATTCATCCTTGATTAATAGTATAGATTAATGCAAAAAACCAAAGAGCAGGAAGGGGGGAAAGAACTTTCTCTGAACACAATATATAAAGAGAGAAATATCTATATATGTACCTTGAAGAattagaagaagaagcagaataATGGATTTTTTACAGTTTCTATTTCATATTActctattatttttgtttaagagTAGTGCAGTGCTAGCAGTACCATTATTAGCAAAGCCTAATTGCCAATCACGTTGCGGAGACGTTGAAATCCCGCACCCTTTCGGAATTGGAGCAGGCTGTTACATTGACGACTGGTTTCAAATAACATGTGTCAACTCAACCAAACCTTTCTTGAACAAGATCGATCTAGAGGTGCTGGAAATTTCTGTTAAAGGTACACTAAAGGTTGTAAACCCAATTACCTTCTCTTCCAACTGCAGTGCTAATAAGCCTATTCGCCAAGCGGCCAACTTGGAGGGAAGCCCTTTTGTGTTCTCCCAGAAGAACATATTCACTGCAATGGGTTGCGGCGTTATGGCCATGATCACTTCAAACTCAAATGGCTCTACCGTTTCAGCCGGTTGCAAGTCCGAATGTGACAATATTTCAACAAATGTGAAAAAGAATGGAGTTTACTTCTGCCAGACCCCCATCCCTTGGTTTCTCTCTGCCTTCAATACTACTTTCCAGGTTTATGATGATTATACAAAAAGTACTAATTCATGCGGTTATGCATTTTTGGTAGACCATGACTGGTTTCAGTGGTTTCCCAAcaattcaacaaaaaatatttctaCCATCAGTGACATGGACAATGTCCCTGTCATGCTAGACTGGAACTTGTATCATTCGACGGTTGAGGTATTTGGAGTCATGGTAAAAGTAAATCCGATATCTTTGGGTTCCGAATCATCCTTCTATTGCCAAAGTCATAATGACAGCTCTTCAATACATGAATCCTCAATCAGGCTGGAATGTTTCTGCAATTGGGGCTATGAGGGAAATCCCTATCTCCCACAAGGATGTCAAGGTAAACAAttctaatttataattttataaatcaaCAAATTCCATCCTTCTTTGTTTGTCTACCTTCTCTACTTTCCATTTTGATTTTAATGAGCAGGAAATTTACAACATTAttaacttttctttttcattacaAAATATTGCAGACATAAATGAATGTGAGGCTGGGAACCATTGTACTGGAGGCTCCATATGTAAGAACCATGTTGGGTATTATGAATGCTACCCAACACATAGAAATTCTTGGCTTAAAGTGGTCTTTATAGGTATGCCCTTGTCTCCCCACACTAcgatatgtaaaatatattctGCTTTCTTCTATAGTAACTTTTCTTCTTATGTACATAACACAAGGATTGTTTGTGCATGAAGTTAGTTCTTTATAGATCGATATTGTAATGATACTGTAGAAATATGTCGATAACATCGTTTTATAATTTGTTGTCAACGACGATATCGATGGCATTATCGACAACCAGTTTCCAGACTAATATGCATTGCCAATATTACAAATAGCTATCCCTTGAcctttataaaaagaaataaatatctTCTTGACCTGGTTAATATTCTTATGTTACTCAGCTATATTTTCAGGTATCGGCATCGGTCTTGGGCTATTGTTTCTACTCGTTGGTGCTTGGTGGTTGTATAAAGTCGTTGGAATTAAACTCAAGGAGAAGTTTTCGCAACAAGATGGCAGTTTATTGATGGAACTACAGCGTTTATCTTCTggtgaagccaacttggataattaaaaggggtttttgaacattaatccttgcaaaagattaaaatttaaaaaaaaaaaacctggtgctagattaaatattcaatttaatcccttgcgtgtacttttatcaaaatttacattcaatttttgttatttaatgtgtatttttatttaatctctccatattaaattttaattttattaatatgcacacatttagttttttttttaattagaaatgaatgtaaatgagaaaatattaaaaaaaattgtgatacaaaaatatataaatacataagtgttcagaaatgattgtgccaaaatatataaaattaacttttttgtaccgaaatatttgtatctacatgattgtaccgaaatatattataatgaacctaaatatacgtaccgaaatgtattatattgaattaatgtacctaaatgtcaataccgaagtgtatgtacctaaatgtcaataccgaaatgtatgtacctaaatgtcaataccgaaaatgtatgtacctaaatatcaataccaaaatgtatgtacctaaatgtatttaccgaaatataataattgaattaatgtacctaaaagtcGATACTCAAATGTGTGTACCAAAGTGTACGTAACGATATACATTATATTGACcgaaatgcattatattgaatgaatgtaactacatgtttgtaccaatggatataccaaagtattcaaatgtattaatgtacctaaataaagaacatacaaaattgttatcggaatatatattataaaaaaattagttgcctaaatgtagacattacaatatattatgatgaatgaaataaaaattaaatttaaatgtaattaatacattaaaataaaaataaaaggataaaataaaacatcaaaatacaactaataaatgatatgattaaggccccgtttgggattgaggtgattttaaaaaaagccactgtgaaaaaaagctgtgggtcatttttgtgtttggtaaactgaaaaaaaagaggcttattttggaagctgctgtgagaataagctgaaaatcaaaggaaaagctgaagctgctatttgctgctttgaaaaaaagccagttttttcaaagcacacggagctacagtgctcctttaatgaaaagacacactatcatcctgttttttttttccaaaagcactttcacaaaaaaatttaccaaacactctaccggctttatttcacagccgcttattctcacagcacagccgcttattctcacagcagctttttttcaaagcacagcaataccaaaccagccctaaatgtGCTAGAgactaaaattggattttaatcttacatatggttataatctaaaactcatcttttttagggattaaaatgaagttttctataatTAAGGGGTTAAAAATGTTCAAATTAGTTTACGAGTTAGAATGTATTATACATACAGAGTTTATAAAGGAATTGTTTGTTTGTCAAATGGAAGAATTAAAAAAGTCTAAAATAGTTTGTGGAGGCTAATTTAAGTTAGAAGCCAATGGAAACGAAATTTCATTTTCAATCCTCAATTTTTAATTCCATTTCGCTTGATAAAAgaaaactgaatttttttttttttttttttttttataccagcgGCATTGGGGAGGGGAATTCGAAGTTAAGACCTCGGATGCAAATATAAGCTAATACCAAATAAGAAGGGACCTTTGCCCACTCTTTTAAACACGGGGCTTGTCCACCGTAATCTTGGGTGTAGCTTGGCAAAGCCAACAAAATTTGTGAATGCTTAGAAAGAACATCAAGTTTGGCTCCTCATTTCAACAGTTTTGTCATATTTTCTACCTTAAGAGTGAGATCATGTAATCTGATACTTTGGTAAGTAAATTATGGgttaaagtacaaaaaactacctcaattattggtgtcacgacattTTCATACTTATCTttttaaattgacaatgtcatacctcatcttacgaatttgtgtcaaTGTCGTACCTCCgtcaatttttctgttaatttttttgttaagtgctgacgtggctagaTACGGGGgccactcactaatccaactagattaaaatataatattttaataattaaaaattaaaaaaaaaattattaaatctctctctcatctctctctctctcccccccatCTCTCTCGCCTCTCTCTTCTGTGCATCCCCAAAACCCCTTCCCACCCGACCCCCCTGACCCCTTCCCACCCGTCCCCCCCCAACCTTCCTacaccaccctctctctctctctcctctctctagaCACCCACATGCATCCCTCAAACCCTTCCCACGAGTCCATCTTAACCTTCCTCCCCTCACCCTTTCTTCCCCTCGCTCCGTCTTCCCCAAACTCAAAACCAGAACCACCCAACCCATATCATACCCTGCTCCAAACTCAAAACTAGAACCACCCAACCTAGATCCCACCCCGTTCCTGTCTTCTCTGTCTTCCCCGAACGGTTTAGACCACACCCAGATCCGACAATCCGTCAACCTGGTGTACATCGTCCCATCGTTCGACACTGCCAACGCATTCACGGCGTCCTTATGCGCCTTGACCAACTCGACGCAACGGAGATCTGAGTCCAGCCAAATCTTCAAGCTCAACGCAGCGGAGATCCAAAGGCATTTCTTGTGGCCCGATGCGACGTAGAAGAGGTTATGGTTGACGGGGAGGCAAATGATTAAGAGGGAGGGACGGCGGGGCGGGAGAGTGGTGAAGCAGAGGTGGGAGACGAAGAGGTCGAGGGGCTTTAAAGGGGAGAGTTTTTGGAGGGAGAGGTTGCGCAGAGAAGATGGGAGCGGGGGGAAGAAAGGGTGAGGGGGAGGAAAGTTGGGGGGGGACGGATGGGAAAGGTAGGAAGGTTTTGAGGATACAGATGGGTGTCCAGAGAGAAAGGGTAAtggaggaaggttggggggATGAGTGGGAAGGGGTTTTGGggatgcagagaagagagagaggcgagagagatgggggagagagaggagagagatttaattaaaaaaaattaattttttaatttttaattattaaaatattatattttaatccagttggattagtgagtggcCCCCGTATCTAGCCACGTAGGCACTTAATGATAGAATGGAGATATTGGTGTATAAGATGTTGCCACTTgtaattagattagagaagaagTTAGTTAAGGAAGTTAGTTGTGTAAGTGTAAGACTATAAATACCTCAACACTGTATTACTTGGgagttaaagaaaatatatcagAGATATTCATCTTCTCTCtaagttctttctttctctctctctctctaagtctGTTACATTCTTATTCTTCCTTACTGTATAAGA is a genomic window of Malus domestica chromosome 09, GDT2T_hap1 containing:
- the LOC103443288 gene encoding wall-associated receptor kinase-like 10, yielding MDFLQFLFHITLLFLFKSSAVLAVPLLAKPNCQSRCGDVEIPHPFGIGAGCYIDDWFQITCVNSTKPFLNKIDLEVLEISVKGTLKVVNPITFSSNCSANKPIRQAANLEGSPFVFSQKNIFTAMGCGVMAMITSNSNGSTVSAGCKSECDNISTNVKKNGVYFCQTPIPWFLSAFNTTFQVYDDYTKSTNSCGYAFLVDHDWFQWFPNNSTKNISTISDMDNVPVMLDWNLYHSTVEVFGVMVKVNPISLGSESSFYCQSHNDSSSIHESSIRLECFCNWGYEGNPYLPQGCQDINECEAGNHCTGGSICKNHVGYYECYPTHRNSWLKVVFIGIGIGLGLLFLLVGAWWLYKVVGIKLKEKFSQQDGSLLMELQRLSSGEANLDN